In the genome of Thermodesulfovibrio thiophilus DSM 17215, the window TGGGCCAAAAGACAGCGATGATGACCCTATTGGAGCAAAAAAAATGATGGTATTTAATGTTGAATACCTTTTTCCACTGGTAAGCGAGATGAAACTTAAAGGACTTGTATTTGTTGATACTGGTAAAGGATGGAATAACGGAATATTGAAACTTGGAGAGTCAGAAGATGCTGATATAAAATATACATCTGGAGTAGGTATCAGATGGATTTCTCCATTTGGTCCAGTTAAAATAGACTATGGAGTAAATCTTAATAAAAAGAAAGGAGAATCCGGATCCAAAATTGAATTCGGATTTGGTTCATTTTTCTAAAACTTTAATAAAATCAGGAGGAACAAATGAAAATCATTGTATCTGTCGTATGTGCTTTAATTTTTGTCATGTCTTATGTTTCACTTACTCATGCTGAGGTAAAAATAGGAGTTGTTGACTTGTACAAGATTTTAAATGAATCTGAAGAAGGCAAAAAAGCTGTAAATGATCTTCAAGTAATGCTGGAGCAAAAACAAAAAGCTCTTTCTGATAAGCAAAATAAAATCCAGTCCCTTAAAGAGGAGCTTGAGAAGAAACGAGCAGTTCTCAGCGAGGATATTAGAAAATCAAAAGAAGAAGAGATTGAACGTCTAAGCAGAGACTTTCAGAGAACAGCAACAGATTATCAGGTAGAACTTCAGAAAAAACAAAATGAAATTACTCAGAGCATGCTTAAAGAAATAAGACAGCTAATTAATGAATTTGCTCAGAAAGAGGGTTATAATCTAATCATTGAAAAAGCTGAACAGATAATTCTCTATACGACTCCAGAAGTTGAGATTACAGACAAAATTATCGCTATTTTTAATCAGAAAACTCAGCAACCGAAAGGTAAAAAATGAAACTTTCTGAGATAGCCAGAATTCTCAATGGAAAACTTGAAGGAAACACAGACATTGAGATCTCAGGTGCAAAGGGAGCTCAGGATTCTCAAGAAGGTGATATTACTTACATAACAGGTTCAAAATATATTGAAGTTGCTAAAAAATCAAAAGCATCAGCTTTTATAGCAAAAGAAAAAATAAAAGAACTGGACAAACCGCAAATAATCGTTGAAAATCCTCAACTTTCTTTTGCTAAAGTTCTTGAACTCTTTTATGTAAAACCACATCCATACAAGGGAATCAGTGAAAAAGCATTGCTGGCTTCAACAGCAAAAATTGGGGAAAATGTCACTATTTATCCATTTGTTTATATTGATGACGATGCGATAATACAGGATAATACTGTAATTTATCCTTTTAGTTTTATTGGGAAAGGAAGTTTTATAGGTTCAAACTGCATGATTTATTCAGATGTAACAATAAGAGAAGGAGTAAAAATCGGAAACAGGGTAACAATTCATGCTGGAAGTGTTATTGGCTCGGATGGATTTGGATATATTTTTCATGAAGGTAAACATGTTAAGATTCCTCAAATAGGAGGAGTTATTATTGAGGATGATGTGGAGATAGGTGCATGTGTAAC includes:
- the lpxD gene encoding UDP-3-O-(3-hydroxymyristoyl)glucosamine N-acyltransferase — encoded protein: MKLSEIARILNGKLEGNTDIEISGAKGAQDSQEGDITYITGSKYIEVAKKSKASAFIAKEKIKELDKPQIIVENPQLSFAKVLELFYVKPHPYKGISEKALLASTAKIGENVTIYPFVYIDDDAIIQDNTVIYPFSFIGKGSFIGSNCMIYSDVTIREGVKIGNRVTIHAGSVIGSDGFGYIFHEGKHVKIPQIGGVIIEDDVEIGACVTIDRATTGNTIIGKGTKIDNLVQIAHNVKIGQNVIIVSQVGIAGSSSVGDGCILTGQVGISDHVEIEAETIITAQSGVMPGKVPRGIFSGSPIMPHREWLRANAIFQKLPELYKKIKELEEKVKKLEDRND
- a CDS encoding OmpH family outer membrane protein; translated protein: MKIIVSVVCALIFVMSYVSLTHAEVKIGVVDLYKILNESEEGKKAVNDLQVMLEQKQKALSDKQNKIQSLKEELEKKRAVLSEDIRKSKEEEIERLSRDFQRTATDYQVELQKKQNEITQSMLKEIRQLINEFAQKEGYNLIIEKAEQIILYTTPEVEITDKIIAIFNQKTQQPKGKK